The Thermococcus sibiricus MM 739 DNA window CCTTGAGCATTGTCTATTGCTATTATAATGTCGGGTGGAAGTTCATATAGGTTCATGTAGAGCAGCTTTACTATGGCTATATAGTCTTGGAGGCTTTTTACTTCGTAAATGTTTTTTGAGTTCTCTATCCCATTCTTAATTCTCGGGGGTAATTTCTCGTAGGTCTTGAGAAACTCATTTACCTGAGACTTAAATATCATCACCCTGTTTGAGAAGTCCTCAAGGGTATATGGACTCTCGGAGAACAGAAAGCGCACCATGTCATCTCAGAGAGGAAGGGGGACTTTTTCTAATATCTCACTAACTTGTTCGCTTAGATTTGCGAGGAGTAAGGGGTTGTCAGTCTCCACCTCATCAAAAAGACTTGTACGATACTTGTAAAGGGGATAAATCTTGAGCACCACGATTTTTTCCTCTTCGCTTAGCTTATTGTCATTGAGAAAACCAAGTTTTTCGGCAATAAGTATGTTCTCTTGCTCCTCTTCCGGTGGTAGATGGGGAGGTGGCTGAACTGCTCTCATACTCCAGAAGAGAAATACCAAGTATGCTAAAAACAGGATAATAATGAGTTTTCCAGCATCCAGTTTAAACTTTTTTTGCATGTATTACTTTTCCTTAACCTTCCTTATCTATTTTTCCTTTCTCAAAATTTAAATATTAGAGACGATTATTTTACAAAGGTGGTGAAGTATGAAAATAATCCGCTTTGGAGTTTCAATGCCAGAAGATTTATTGGAAAAATTTGACACGATAATGGAAGAGAAGGGATACGCTAACAGAAGTGAGGCCATAAGGGATTTAGTAAGGGATTTCATAGTTAGACATGAGTGGGAAGAGGGGGATAAAGAAGTGGCAGGCACTATAACGATAGTCTACAACCACGATGAGGCCGATGTTGTGAAGGAGCTTTTGGACATGCAGCATGATTATGTGAACGAGATTATATCAAGTCTTCACGTGCATATGGATGAACATAACTGTCTTGAAGTTATCGTTGTTAAAGGAAAGGGCAGCAGGGTGAAAACGATTGCTGAGAGACTAATCAGCTTAAAAGGGGTGAAGCATGGGAAGCTCGTCATGACCACCACTGGCAAAGAGCTGGTATGAAAAAGCTTATAAATTTCCCTATTATCAACACCTCTGGGTGTGTGCCGGGGTAGCCTAGCTCGGTAGGGCGGCGGACTCGTAATCCGCAGGTCCCGGGTTCAAATCCCGGTCCCGGCTCCACAAGTTTGTATTCCTCATAAACTTCACTTCTTCCCCAAAAATAAACCACCTGAGCAGGGCGTTAATAAGTCTGGACTTGTTAAAAGGAAAACTCTCAAGAGCTTCGAACACATCCTCATCTAGAGTCACGTGAGTGCGTGTCTTTCCCTTTTTCTTGTGTGAATCTCCCGAGTGAGAGCCTTTTTTATTAGTGGTCACTTGGTCATTTTTGCCCAGAAGGTGAATTAATAAGAGTTCTTTTTCTATTCCGCTCCTAACATGTACTTCTTCAACCTTGGAGAGACCTACAAATCCTCTATCCTCCACCAACCCTAAAGCGTTGGTCCTGACATTAGTAGTTATTTTCAACCCGCCATACCATTCATCTATAAAATAGACATAAGGGTTTATAACCCACGTTTTGTCCTGCCTCCCGGTACTCCTTGGACATCACCTTTGAGTGAGTTGCCTCTCCGTTAACTCACCAAGTTTTTCATTTCGAGGTCTTCTAGTAGTTGGTTTGGTCCAGCTCTCCTTCCCGAAAGAAGCCAAATACAGGGAGTTCAACTTTATGTGTAGGGAGGAAGTTTTTTGATGATGCGGAGACTTCATTAAACTTACCCTGATTTTTCTTTGTTTTTGATATAAAGTCATCTCCGGGGCGCAATGTTTAGTATTGATAAAGAGGATTAAAATGGCTTCACTATTTCCTTCCTAGGGTTTTGTGTTTAGTGGTTCAAGTTTTTAATGGCACAAAAGTTTAATATACATCTATGTCATTCCTACATGGTGGATATATTGAGGAAAAAACATGCTCTTTTTGTAATACTGCTCGTAACAATGACGCTTCTTAGCAGTGCATGCATCCAAAAACCTGGGGGAGAAGAACCTACGGTTTCTTCCTCAACAAACCCTGAGGATAACGATGGGCTGAGCTTTGATGAAGAGCAGAAATATGGAACTGATCCTTCTAATCCGGATACAGATGGAGACAAGATAATTGATGGGGATGAAGTCCACAAATATCATACAGATCCGCTCAAAGTTGACTCGGATGAAGATGGACTTACGGATTATGAGGAACTTTTTGAATACAACACAAATCCCCTTGACGTTGATACTGATGGTGATGGGCTTCGTGACAATGTTGAGGTAGAAAAAGGTACAGATCCCACCTTAGAAGATACTGATGGTGACAATATAGTGGATGCGGATGAAGTAAATACCTACTTCACAAACCCATTATCGCAGGACACGGATGGGGATGGACTCACAGACTATGCGGAAATATTCACCTACAACACGAGCCCAACAACAGAAGACAGTGACGGTGATGGGATGGATGATTCAGCAGAGCTTGAACTAAAAACGAATCCACTATTAGAAGATACGGACAATGATAGGTTATGGGATGGGGAGGAGCTTGTAAAATACCACACAGACCCGTTGAATCCCGATTCTGATGATGATGGTTTGCTAGATGGGCATGAAATAGTTTTTGAAACTAACCCCCTAAAAGTTGATAGTGACAGAAATTATCTGGTTGATAGCGATGGAGATTATCTACCTGACGGTTACGAGGTAAAGATTGGGACGAATCCAGCACATGATTGGAGGTATAAGTATGAGGAAGAAGCATTCAAAGCGGGATTGAGCAAACTTCTCAGAAAAGAAGTAAGTCCAGTGTCAAAACAATTTATGGAATACAACACCACTTTGGACAGGGCTTGGGCGATTCTTGAATGGATTGACGAGAACATACAATACAACTATACCAAACTTGACCTCATTGAAGAGATGGTATACAATTGGAGCACCCTTTCAGGGCATGAACGCGAGCTTTACAAGAAGCTGACGAGACTCCAAGCAGCCAACGATACTATTTATCGCAAAAGTGGGATTTGTGGTGATTATGCAATCCTGACAGCAGCTCTACTCCTTGAGTCAAATATAAGCCCAGTGTACATGCTGGATATCAACTATAAAGATAAAGAGGTCGGACATAACACCGTGGCAATAAAAATTGATAGCGAATACTTCGTCCTAGATCAGCACCTTCCAATGAAGCCTATTGGGAATTACTACTGGGATTCCTTAAGAGCAGAAATGGGAGAAATCGCCAATGTAACCTTTTACATAATTAAACTTGATGAAAATGGCGAACCGATAATTTACTCTAACTGGATTTGGACTGGGAAGTTCATGAAGAAAAAAGCATACACTATGACGGAGAAAGATATTGACTTCATTATAGAACTCACAAAACAAAAGTTCCTGGAGCTGTACCCTGACTATAGAGAGGATGAGAGGTTAAAACAAAACGCAGAAACACAGTTGAAGTCCATAAAATCGACCAATGAGACTACAAAAATGTCTTTACCCTCTGGTTTTACCAAAGGCTGGACATTGTGGCGGTATTACGAGTATTTTGCACTTTACTATCATCCAGCAATAGGGGAAAAGCTTATAGAGGACTACTGGCCAATTCCAGCATTTCTTAAGGATAACTGGAAAGAGGTAATTGAGCAATGTGACAAGTTTTACCTAATCATGGATGCTGATGAAAACAATGTGATCATTATTAAAGACTCTACGGGGGACGCGTTCAAAATCCCGAGGATTGTAATGGTGATGGAAATTGCAAAATAATCTTCTCCTTTTGTTTTCAATAATGTCCCAATTTTTCACGGTGATAACCCGATCCTAGATTTGAAGCAACTTAAGGAGCCCCACTCATTAGGCTGGAGTATCAAGTCGAGCCTAGACAATGTTATCAGTAGGATTATGATGTAGAACGCTAATCCGGCTGTGAAAAAAATCCAAACCCAAACTTAAACCCCATCGTATTAGCAAAAGCTAAGCCTGAGAATATCACATGAAAGTATGAGAAACTTGCACTAAAAAGATGTAAAGTGTGGCTTAAGGCCTCCCCTCCACAACTTTTTTCAATATCTTCACTATGCGGGACTGCGCTTCATCCGTAAGGGTTGTTTTGTCTAAATAGTGTTTCTCCCAATTCTTTCGGATGCACGACCTTGGATGTAGTCCGCCACGTCTTCAGGAACACCATTCCTTCTTAAGAATGTATAAAACCATTTGCGAATAGTATTTGAGGAGATTTTGCCAAAATAGGTTATCTTTTCTGCTCTGTAATAGTCAATATTAATTCTTTGAGGGTTCAAAGCAAAGTCCAATGGCATGTAGGCCCAAAAGGCCCTTTTCTTCCCTCTTGAGAACTCTTGCATTGGATAGCGAGCTGTCCTATTGTTTATCCTTTCGAGCTTTGTAGAGTCAAAGTTATTCAAGAGCCTCACCGCTTGAGAAAACCGTAAACCACTATAAACTAAGAGTTTGAAGAGGCTTACAAGTTCCATTGGGAGTATCTTTTCTTCACTCAAAAATGTTAAGAACGAGCGGAGGGCATTGGCATATTGAGTTAACTTTTAGTTGACTCACTCTTCTGGAGTTTTTGTTTAACTCACGTGCATAAGATAAAGAAATTAGAAAGGTAAGGGAGATCTTACTAGCATTTTTCACCTTTAATTCTGGTAACAACTCCACCAATGAGGACAAAGACAAGGAAAGTTGCTGGGCCGCAGATGTCACTGTTTTCTTCTTCGGTAGTTTCAGTGGCCTGCTCTTGGCTGGTAGTAGTCGTAGCCGTAGAAGTTGTAGTCTCAGTAGTGGTCGTTGTAGTTGTTGTTTTAAGAGTCTCCAGCTCTATTACTTTAGTGATAATGGCTTTAGAGTTCAACACAATAGCATTAGAATCCATTACTCTAGCTTCAGAATCAGATATTGTGGCATTTGAGTTGCTCTTTTGAATAGCCAAATTCCAGATGATGGCTTCAGAGTCCATCGAAAAACCGGGAATCAAACCATCTGGGGGGAATCTGAGAACCCAAAAATCATCTTTACCAGTGCCAGAGCTGTTAGTGATACCCGCTACGATAATGTCACTATTCAGAGCGAGGGCAATTGCAGTAGCTACATCAAGGTCACTTCCCCCATAGGCCTTCTGCCATTTCACATTTCCATTCTCATCAAGCCTAAGAACCCAAGCGTTTGGATAATCTGGAGTGCCAGTGCCGAAGCTTGCAGTGGCGCCTGCCACTATTATATCGCCATTTTCAGTGAGGATAACCGTGTTAGCCCCATCTAGGTAGCTCCCGCCATAAGTCTTCTGCCACTTGAGATTCCCCTCAGCGTCAAGCCTGAGAACCCAAACGTCACCTTTACCAGCACCGAAGCCAGCCATACCCGCTACGATAATGTCACCATTGTCAGCCACAACAACTGCATTAGCTACCTCAAAGTCACCCCCGCCGTAGGTTTTTTGCCACTTGAGATTACCGTTCTCGTCCAGTCTGAGAATCCAAAGATCTTGTGCACCACCACCAAAGCTCGCAGTGGATCCTGCTACAATTACGTCATTGTCTTCACTTACTGCAACTGTTGTAGCGTCGTCATAGCTACTCCCGCCGTACGTTTTCTGCCATTTCACGTTCCCATTCTCGTCCAAGCGGAGAACCCAAAAATCATTCTCACCAGCACCGAAGCTTTCAGTGTAGCCTGCCACTATAATGTCACCATTCGGAGCAATTGCAACCGCGGAAGTCACATCAATGAAACTTCCACCGTAGGTTTTTTGCCACTTGACATTCCCGTTCTCATCTAAGCGAAGAATCCAAGCGTCAGTTTTACCAGTGCCAAAACTCCAAGTCAAACCCGCCACTATAATGTCACCATTCGGAGCAACTGCAACTGCATGAGCTCCATCCCCGTCACTCCCGCCACACGTTTTTTGCCACTTAATATTTCCCTTCTCATCCAAGCGGAGAACCCAAACATCACCTTTACCAGCGCCAAAGCTTCCAGTAGCGCCTGCTACAATTACGTCACCGTTTGGAGCAACAGCAACTGCATTAGCTACATCAAAGTCACTTCCACCATAAGTTTTAACCCAGTAAAGGTGTTCCTCGATACTCACCTTTTCGGCTGGAATCAGCGTTCCAAGAAAGATGAGGAGCCAAAGGAGGATTAATATTCTCTTCATGGGACCACACCTGATACTAGTCCCTAGGTTATAATAAGTCATAATTCTTAATAATGGTTATGTAAAAGCCTCTCCTAACAGTGGGATGTAGGTGAGAAAGACATATATATGTAGGCTCCTCTTAGATATGTACTTCATTTAGCGTTTTTTGGATTTCTACAGTTTTTATGGAATATCAAAAGTCAATGATGGATTCAATTTCGTCCGATACCTATTGATGGTTTAAGTAAAGGCTTTTTGAGTGAGGAGGCAACCTTTAATTATCCCTTCAAACCTATGAATATATGGGTAATTGACTCGATGAAGTTAGATCCAAGTTTATGTATACTGTGCAGGGGCCGAGGATGGTGTGGCCTTGCGTATTGCCCCGTGATAGCCAGAGCTAGGGCCACTTTGAGAGTTAGGCGAAGTGTTTCATCAAAAACCATAGAGGGTTCCACTCCACCGTCGATTTTTATAGGTAGGGTAGGCTACCCCTACGTGAGGATAGGCCCTGCCACGCCACCTTTAATTGGAGACACAAAGATTTTTGATTTTCCGGAACTGTGGATTAATCATAAGATAGAGGATATCCTTGAGTATCGATGGAGCCTTATAACTGGCATTAAAATAGCAGATGTGAAAAAACCTGAAGATAAACTTATCGATGAGTTAAGGCTTTTGGCAATGAGCTCCAAACCTGTGGATGTTGAGATCATTCTAAAAAAGCCTCCACGGCCGTTTATGACGTTCAATGAGCATGAGCCGCCACAGGGCCCGCGCTCTCCACTCAACAACATGAAGATCCTTGGAAACCCATCCATTCCAAGGCCCGTGGAGAAGGCCCACGATGACACCGATTTACCAGCATTTGAAGCGGTTACGTATTTATATGAGTCTGGTGTGCCGGTTTCACATATACAGAAGGTATTTAGCACTGGTGCATTTGGTGTTAAAGGTAGGAGAAGACTTGTCCCCACAAGGTGGAGCATCACCGCAGTAGATAGTATGCTTTGCAGAAACCTGATCAAGGAGATAAAAGACTACGAGCCCTTGAACGAGATTTTAGTTTTCAGATATCGCCTTCATGATAATTTGTTTATCGCAATACTGTATCCGGCCAAATGGAGTTACGAATGGATGGAAGCATGGTGGCCTGGATCCACATGGAACCCAAGCGCAGACAACGTGGTTATCGAAGGTGACCATGAGGGGTATCACGGAAGGACAACTTACCCAGGTATAGGGGGATGTTATTATGCAAGCATGCTCGCAACACTTGAGTATTTAAAGAGAATAAAAAGACAAGCCACCGCTATACTCCTTAGGGAGATTTACCCCGGATTTAAAATTCCTGTAGGGGTTTGGTTTGTTAGAGAAAGTGTTAGGGCCATGTTTAATTCTCCACCAGTTTTAAAGACAGACACCTTGGACGAGGTCATGGAACTTTTAAACATGGAAACAAAGCTTGGTAGTGGTAAGTGGCTTTCATCTTCGGCCCTTTTGAGGAGGATAAAGTTTACAAAGACTATAGATGAGTTTCTGAAGAAGGAATGAGAGCTATAGCATATTCTTGGAGAAATTGCTCTGTGAACATGGGAGCAAAAAGCTAACTGATGAGGCCTGTAAGGCTTTCAATGATTATTTTATTATTGTATTATTTAGGCCCCTTGCCTTAATTTATAACAATTCTTTGTTAAAAAGGAGAATTGAGATCACTCCCAAAATTAAAACCAATGATAAAATAATTATTGCATTATTTAATCACTTAAACTCAAGCCGTCGCTTTATCTTTTCGATTTCCTCCTTCTCGGCCAGTTTTACCAATCTCCTAAACCCCTCCTCCGGTAAAACTTCCCGGAGGCTCCAATAAAGCCGTATGGCTTTCTCAAAGATTTCATTCTGCTTCCCTTCTCCCTCTGCATATAATGTTCTCAGTAGTCTATCTGCCTCTACGCTTATATAGAGAGTTTTCATCTTCTTTTCGGTCTCTTTCTTTATCTTTGGCCTGTTATTTGGTTCTTCCGTTAGGGTTTTCACGACCTCACTGCTCATGGACGGGAGTTTTGGTAAGCTTTTCTTTTTACCTGACATTTTTTATCACCTTCTCCGCAAGTTGTAGGAATGCTTTTGATACTTTGTTTTTGGGATCAAACTCAAACACTGGCTTACCTTCTCCTTGAGACTTCTCAACTGCAACTGCTCTCGGCAAAATGGCCACTACAGGTAAGTCGGGATAGGTCTCTTTCAGCTGATCCAACCTCACCTGGGGGACTTTGCTCTGGCGTGTAAATTTGTTTGCAACAATACCCATGATCTCTAAGTCTGGATTGAGTTCGGTGGATTTTATCTCCCTGATAACATCAAGTGTTAGCTGTACCCCCATGACACTGAAATACCCTAATTCAGTTGGGATCAAGACATAATCCGAGGCCCCAAGGGAGTTTATTAAGAATATTCCCAGGCTTGGAGGGTTATCGATGATTATAAAGTCATATTCGTCTTCAATTTTTTCTAAAACCCTTTTAAGTCGCTGTTCGCGCATGTATGCTGTCATAAGTAGCCTCTCAATTGCAGAAACTTTTAGATGAGAGGGTATGAGTGATAGGTTCTCCTCTATGGGTATAATAGCATTCTCGATTTGAGTCTTTTTCACTGCATTCTCTATTAGAAGTGTCCCGATGTTGTTGTCATTGCGTTTTATGATATCCATACCGATTAAAGCGAATGTGAGATTGAACTGAGGATCAGTATCAATTATTAGGGTATCATACCCCTTTTTGGCCAGTGCATAGGCCAAATTGAGGCTGATTGTAGTCTTTCCAACACCACCTTTTTGATTAGCAATACTGATTATAATCGCCATTTGATCACCATAATTAAATAATGCAATAATTATTTAATAACCTTACTGAATATTGGGCTTCTTTAAAAGACGTTTCTTTCTTGTCGGGGAGAATGTTGTCATGGGCCTGTTTTGTTGTTAATAACTATTAAAGGGCCTCTATTATTCAGTTAAAGGCTTAAAAGAGCGTATTTGTTTAGTCTGTTTAGATGGCTATCTAATCGTTTTATATTAATAAAATAGGTTGTGTTACTTTAACTCTCAAACTTTGACTTAATTTTTTACTAAAATGAATGGTCATGATATTATTACTAATAAAAATTTTTAATTACAAAATAGGATTTTTTCACGATTATTATATCTTATAATTTTATTTTCAAAAATAAACTAACATAATATTAATAATAAAATTGTAAATAGTAAAAAATGTCAAATTATTATGATATTAAATAGTAATATTATTTCACTGACTTTTAAATGATCTCAATAACAGGTAGGGCTCCAGCAGGGAAAGAGAGGTCACATAATTAAATAATTATTGTATTCTTTAATTATTTTATTAATTTATTATTTAAGAAAAAGAGCAAAAATGGTCGTTGAGAGGTGATTAAATAATAGATAATGGTCTTGATTGTAGATTCTATCCTTGAAATGTACATAGAGCCTTTTGTCGATAATATAAATCAATTTAGATCTATTTTAAATAACAGAAAATGCAATAATTATTTAATTATTTTATTAATTTATCCTCATGGTGATGGGAAGTAGTATATGATCCATTTTCGCCTGAGTAACAAGGTGCAATGATATTTTACTTTTCAGAAGGGACTTGAAGTATTAGATACTCTTTTAAACTTTGGTGTTGTTATTAGTAATATATGGTGATCAGCCAATGTTGGATGTTATAGGATTCCTGGTATATGTTGAGGCTTTCTTAACAACCCTACTTACAGCGATGTTTTCGGATGGCCCAGCGAGATTACTTGGATTTCTTGCGGCTTTTGGTTATTTGCTTTTGACTTTCTGGTCAATAGACCAAATAAGCTCGGATATAGTGCCAAAGAGAGATGCTGGGGGAGTTAGGGTTATGTTCTTTTTGAATATAATAGCATTTGTTTTTGGTGTGGTATCTTTTTACATGTATACTGAGAATGTTGTGGCACCTATAGTGCTCTTAGGACCAGGGTTTATCATTGGCTTCTGGAAATCTGTGAAATATGTCTGGGCTTTACGGACTTTCCATATTTTCGTTCTTGATATTTGTGGGGTTTATGATGTATGTTATTGTGCATGAGTTTTAGATATAAGGCTTATTATATGACAATTATGTATAGTGGTAAAATCAACACATTTAAAAACACGTGTGGTCCATTAATTTGGGGTTCAAATATGAGAGGAGAAGATACTATTAAATATCCTTCACTCCTGTCTCTTTCGAGGGAAATACTAATAGCAAAGCTCCAGCAGGCAGTTCTTGAGCGCAGTGATTTAAGGCCTTTTTTCAGGGAAAATCAGAAAAATGATAAATTGGAGTTTGTAATTCCCATTAATTGTCTCTCCATGCTGGAAAAATGTGTATTAGATGAACTTAATTATCCAAAAAAGTCTGTGAGGATTGAGAATAGGTTCGTTAAAGCGTTCGTAATAATCCCTGGGTATATTCAAAAAAGTGATCCCGGGTTAGCCGAAGATATGATTAAGGCCTATAATAAACTCCTGAAATAATAGTTTAATGAAGCTTAAACCGATAATAAAGGTGGTCTAATCTGATTAAAGCTTTGTAGATTTGATTCAATGAATATATCCGATTTTAAGAAAATATTTTGTCAAAATGTCCCCTCAGCTGTTCTTAATATTTTTTGATTTTGGATGAACTTGGGCTAGTTGAATATCCGAAATCCTCTTAATCTCCGCCGTAAGTTATATATCTCATCAAGAATATGGAATAACTGGCAACAAAGCATGGATATCCTTTCTAATTATTACCACCTAGGATTGTAATAGAAAAAATTGGTGCAGATGCCGGCTTATGCAACTACAACTCTTCAACTTTTGCAAGGATGGCTCTTATTGCGAAAACCTCTC harbors:
- the nikR gene encoding nickel-responsive transcriptional regulator NikR, yielding MKIIRFGVSMPEDLLEKFDTIMEEKGYANRSEAIRDLVRDFIVRHEWEEGDKEVAGTITIVYNHDEADVVKELLDMQHDYVNEIISSLHVHMDEHNCLEVIVVKGKGSRVKTIAERLISLKGVKHGKLVMTTTGKELV
- a CDS encoding transglutaminase-like domain-containing protein, whose amino-acid sequence is MVDILRKKHALFVILLVTMTLLSSACIQKPGGEEPTVSSSTNPEDNDGLSFDEEQKYGTDPSNPDTDGDKIIDGDEVHKYHTDPLKVDSDEDGLTDYEELFEYNTNPLDVDTDGDGLRDNVEVEKGTDPTLEDTDGDNIVDADEVNTYFTNPLSQDTDGDGLTDYAEIFTYNTSPTTEDSDGDGMDDSAELELKTNPLLEDTDNDRLWDGEELVKYHTDPLNPDSDDDGLLDGHEIVFETNPLKVDSDRNYLVDSDGDYLPDGYEVKIGTNPAHDWRYKYEEEAFKAGLSKLLRKEVSPVSKQFMEYNTTLDRAWAILEWIDENIQYNYTKLDLIEEMVYNWSTLSGHERELYKKLTRLQAANDTIYRKSGICGDYAILTAALLLESNISPVYMLDINYKDKEVGHNTVAIKIDSEYFVLDQHLPMKPIGNYYWDSLRAEMGEIANVTFYIIKLDENGEPIIYSNWIWTGKFMKKKAYTMTEKDIDFIIELTKQKFLELYPDYREDERLKQNAETQLKSIKSTNETTKMSLPSGFTKGWTLWRYYEYFALYYHPAIGEKLIEDYWPIPAFLKDNWKEVIEQCDKFYLIMDADENNVIIIKDSTGDAFKIPRIVMVMEIAK
- a CDS encoding integrase, whose translation is MELVSLFKLLVYSGLRFSQAVRLLNNFDSTKLERINNRTARYPMQEFSRGKKRAFWAYMPLDFALNPQRINIDYYRAEKITYFGKISSNTIRKWFYTFLRRNGVPEDVADYIQGRASERIGRNTI
- a CDS encoding Kelch repeat-containing protein — encoded protein: MKRILILLWLLIFLGTLIPAEKVSIEEHLYWVKTYGGSDFDVANAVAVAPNGDVIVAGATGSFGAGKGDVWVLRLDEKGNIKWQKTCGGSDGDGAHAVAVAPNGDIIVAGLTWSFGTGKTDAWILRLDENGNVKWQKTYGGSFIDVTSAVAIAPNGDIIVAGYTESFGAGENDFWVLRLDENGNVKWQKTYGGSSYDDATTVAVSEDNDVIVAGSTASFGGGAQDLWILRLDENGNLKWQKTYGGGDFEVANAVVVADNGDIIVAGMAGFGAGKGDVWVLRLDAEGNLKWQKTYGGSYLDGANTVILTENGDIIVAGATASFGTGTPDYPNAWVLRLDENGNVKWQKAYGGSDLDVATAIALALNSDIIVAGITNSSGTGKDDFWVLRFPPDGLIPGFSMDSEAIIWNLAIQKSNSNATISDSEARVMDSNAIVLNSKAIITKVIELETLKTTTTTTTTETTTSTATTTTSQEQATETTEEENSDICGPATFLVFVLIGGVVTRIKGEKC
- a CDS encoding Nre family DNA repair protein, which codes for MKLDPSLCILCRGRGWCGLAYCPVIARARATLRVRRSVSSKTIEGSTPPSIFIGRVGYPYVRIGPATPPLIGDTKIFDFPELWINHKIEDILEYRWSLITGIKIADVKKPEDKLIDELRLLAMSSKPVDVEIILKKPPRPFMTFNEHEPPQGPRSPLNNMKILGNPSIPRPVEKAHDDTDLPAFEAVTYLYESGVPVSHIQKVFSTGAFGVKGRRRLVPTRWSITAVDSMLCRNLIKEIKDYEPLNEILVFRYRLHDNLFIAILYPAKWSYEWMEAWWPGSTWNPSADNVVIEGDHEGYHGRTTYPGIGGCYYASMLATLEYLKRIKRQATAILLREIYPGFKIPVGVWFVRESVRAMFNSPPVLKTDTLDEVMELLNMETKLGSGKWLSSSALLRRIKFTKTIDEFLKKE
- a CDS encoding ParA family protein, translating into MAIIISIANQKGGVGKTTISLNLAYALAKKGYDTLIIDTDPQFNLTFALIGMDIIKRNDNNIGTLLIENAVKKTQIENAIIPIEENLSLIPSHLKVSAIERLLMTAYMREQRLKRVLEKIEDEYDFIIIDNPPSLGIFLINSLGASDYVLIPTELGYFSVMGVQLTLDVIREIKSTELNPDLEIMGIVANKFTRQSKVPQVRLDQLKETYPDLPVVAILPRAVAVEKSQGEGKPVFEFDPKNKVSKAFLQLAEKVIKNVR